A single window of Kitasatospora sp. HUAS MG31 DNA harbors:
- a CDS encoding RodZ domain-containing protein, which produces MTIGKSPRNDGPDEAELPVDQGPSIGRVLASARIAAGLTVDQVSTSTRVRVPIVHAIEEDDFDRCGGDFYARGNIRLLARAVGVDGDALIARYDAAHGGSPASKRPTQLMPDTGPMRVSDHRRPNWTAAMVAAIVAVVALIGFNLFSGSSRDAGAGSASAPLPSGAASPVTASAQPPAPETSLAPIAAAPADKVTVKLVAEKDKSWVTAKDSKGKSLFSNNLESGQDQTFTDPKKITLVIGNAGAVHLYVNGKDLGPAGAEGQVVHLTYTPGDPQAG; this is translated from the coding sequence GTGACCATCGGCAAGTCCCCCCGCAACGACGGCCCGGATGAGGCCGAGCTGCCCGTCGACCAGGGGCCGAGCATCGGCAGGGTGCTCGCGTCGGCCCGGATCGCGGCGGGTCTGACGGTTGATCAGGTGAGCACCAGCACCCGGGTCAGGGTCCCGATCGTGCACGCCATCGAGGAGGACGACTTCGACCGCTGCGGCGGTGACTTCTACGCCCGCGGCAACATCCGCCTGCTCGCCCGCGCGGTCGGGGTGGACGGCGACGCCCTGATCGCCCGCTACGACGCCGCCCACGGCGGCTCCCCGGCCAGCAAGCGGCCCACCCAGCTGATGCCGGACACCGGCCCGATGAGGGTCTCCGACCACCGCCGGCCGAACTGGACGGCCGCCATGGTCGCCGCCATCGTCGCGGTGGTCGCGCTGATCGGCTTCAACCTGTTCTCCGGCAGCTCCCGGGACGCCGGCGCCGGCTCCGCCAGCGCCCCGCTGCCCAGCGGCGCCGCCTCCCCGGTCACCGCCTCCGCCCAGCCGCCCGCCCCGGAGACCAGCCTGGCGCCGATCGCGGCCGCCCCGGCCGACAAGGTCACCGTCAAGCTGGTGGCCGAGAAGGACAAGAGCTGGGTGACCGCCAAGGACAGCAAGGGCAAGTCGCTGTTCTCGAACAACCTGGAGTCCGGGCAGGACCAGACCTTCACCGACCCCAAGAAGATCACCCTGGTGATCGGCAACGCGGGGGCCGTCCACCTGTACGTCAACGGCAAGGACCTCGGTCCCGCCGGCGCCGAGGGCCAGGTGGTGCATCTCACCTACACGCCCGGCGACCCGCAGGCAGGCTGA
- the rimO gene encoding 30S ribosomal protein S12 methylthiotransferase RimO: MPEPRTVALVTLGCARNEVDSEELAGRLEADGWRLVDDAAAADVAVVNTCGFVEAAKKDSVDALLEANDLKGHGRTQAVVAVGCMAERYGKELADALPEADGVLGFDDYADISNRLQTILSGGHVEAHTPRDRRTLLPLTPVERQAAAAEVALPGHGAPEDLPEGVAPASGPRALRKRLDDSPVASVKLASGCDRRCSFCAIPAFRGSFVSRRPSDVLNEAVWLAGQGVSEIVLVSENNTSYGKDLGDIRLLETLLTEIAAVEGVERVRVSYLQPAEMRPGLIDAMTGTAKVAPYFDLSFQHSAPAVLRRMRRFGSTDQFLDLLKTIRDKAPEAGVRSNFIVGFPGETAEDFAELERFVSHARLDAIGVFGYSDEDGTEAAGFENKLPEDVVAERLATLSRLAEELTAQRAEERIGTEVLVLVESVEDGVVEGRAAHQAPETDGLTTLLGVEDAEIGRYYRARVVGTEGVDLVAELLPVEDAPAGAEALVSAVGAGGSE, translated from the coding sequence ATGCCTGAACCCCGCACTGTCGCCCTGGTCACGCTCGGTTGCGCCCGCAACGAGGTCGACTCCGAGGAACTCGCCGGGCGACTGGAGGCCGACGGCTGGCGCCTGGTCGACGATGCCGCCGCTGCCGACGTCGCCGTCGTCAACACCTGCGGGTTCGTCGAGGCCGCCAAGAAGGACTCGGTCGACGCCCTCCTGGAGGCCAACGACCTCAAGGGCCACGGCCGCACCCAGGCCGTGGTCGCGGTCGGCTGCATGGCCGAGCGCTACGGCAAGGAGCTCGCCGACGCGCTGCCCGAGGCCGACGGCGTCCTCGGCTTCGACGACTACGCCGACATCTCCAACCGGCTGCAGACCATCCTCTCCGGCGGCCACGTCGAGGCGCACACGCCGCGTGACCGCCGTACCCTGCTGCCGCTCACCCCGGTCGAGCGGCAGGCCGCGGCCGCCGAGGTCGCCCTGCCCGGCCACGGCGCCCCCGAGGACCTCCCGGAGGGCGTCGCCCCCGCCTCCGGCCCGCGCGCCCTGCGCAAGCGGCTGGACGACAGCCCGGTGGCCTCGGTCAAGCTCGCCTCCGGCTGCGACCGGCGATGTTCGTTCTGCGCCATCCCCGCGTTCCGCGGCTCCTTCGTCTCCCGCCGCCCCTCCGACGTGCTGAACGAGGCCGTCTGGCTGGCCGGCCAGGGCGTCAGCGAGATCGTCCTGGTCAGCGAGAACAACACCTCGTACGGCAAGGACCTGGGCGACATCCGCCTGCTGGAGACCCTGCTCACCGAGATCGCCGCGGTCGAGGGCGTCGAGCGGGTGCGGGTCAGCTACCTGCAGCCGGCCGAGATGCGGCCCGGGCTGATCGACGCGATGACCGGCACCGCCAAGGTCGCCCCGTACTTCGACCTGTCCTTCCAGCACTCGGCCCCGGCCGTGCTGCGCCGGATGCGCCGCTTCGGCTCCACCGACCAGTTCCTGGACCTGCTGAAGACCATCCGGGACAAGGCCCCGGAGGCCGGTGTCCGCTCCAACTTCATCGTCGGCTTCCCCGGTGAGACCGCGGAGGACTTCGCCGAGCTGGAACGGTTCGTCTCGCACGCGAGGCTGGACGCCATCGGCGTCTTCGGCTATTCGGACGAGGACGGCACCGAGGCGGCCGGCTTCGAGAACAAGCTGCCCGAAGACGTGGTCGCCGAGCGGCTGGCCACCCTCTCCCGGCTGGCCGAGGAGCTCACCGCTCAGCGCGCCGAGGAGCGGATCGGCACCGAGGTGCTCGTCCTGGTCGAGTCGGTCGAGGACGGCGTGGTCGAGGGCCGGGCGGCCCACCAGGCCCCGGAGACCGACGGCCTCACCACCCTGCTGGGCGTCGAGGACGCCGAGATCGGTCGGTACTACCGGGCCCGGGTGGTCGGCACCGAGGGCGTGGACCTGGTGGCCGAGCTGCTGCCCGTCGAGGACGCCCCGGCCGGTGCCGAGGCCCTGGTGAGCGCCGTGGGCGCGGGGGGATCCGAATGA
- the pgsA gene encoding CDP-diacylglycerol--glycerol-3-phosphate 3-phosphatidyltransferase, producing the protein MTKGPGAPAAAHPGRRPEAALPAAPGVWNIANVLTMVRLLLVPIFVALLFANGGHDPKWRSVAWAAFAIAMITDLFDGELARRKGLITDFGKIADPIADKAIMGAALVGLSVLGDLPWWVTVVILARELGITLMRFWVIRYAVIPASRGGKMKTLTQGIAVGMYVLVLTGPLATARAVMMGVAVLLTVVTGLDYVAQALRLRREGIAKEKAGA; encoded by the coding sequence ATGACCAAGGGGCCCGGCGCGCCGGCCGCGGCCCACCCCGGCCGCCGGCCGGAGGCGGCGCTGCCTGCCGCGCCCGGCGTCTGGAACATCGCCAACGTGCTGACGATGGTCCGGCTGCTGCTGGTGCCGATCTTCGTCGCGCTGCTGTTCGCCAACGGCGGCCACGACCCCAAGTGGCGCTCGGTGGCCTGGGCGGCCTTCGCCATCGCGATGATCACCGACCTGTTCGACGGCGAGCTGGCCCGGCGCAAGGGCCTGATCACCGACTTCGGCAAGATCGCCGACCCGATCGCGGACAAGGCGATCATGGGCGCGGCGCTGGTCGGCCTGTCCGTCCTGGGCGACCTGCCGTGGTGGGTGACCGTGGTCATCCTGGCCCGCGAGCTCGGCATCACGCTGATGCGGTTCTGGGTCATCCGGTACGCGGTGATCCCGGCCAGCCGGGGCGGCAAGATGAAGACCCTGACCCAGGGCATCGCGGTCGGCATGTACGTCCTGGTGCTCACCGGGCCGCTGGCCACCGCCCGGGCCGTGATGATGGGCGTCGCCGTGCTGCTCACCGTCGTCACCGGACTCGACTACGTCGCCCAGGCGCTGCGCCTGCGGCGCGAGGGCATCGCGAAGGAGAAGGCGGGGGCATGA
- a CDS encoding CinA family protein: MTAVEGELARRAHEELKAAGATLAVAESLTGGLLAAALVEIPGASATFRGSVTAYATDLKASVLGVDEGLLAVHGAVHPVVARQMAEGVRRVLGATYGLATTGVAGPEPQDGRPVGTVHVALAGPAGTLVVSPRLSGERATIRRGAVAAALRLLLDRLPGERPAHP, translated from the coding sequence ATGACCGCGGTGGAGGGGGAGCTCGCCCGGCGGGCGCACGAGGAACTGAAGGCGGCCGGGGCCACCCTGGCGGTGGCCGAGTCGCTCACCGGCGGGCTGCTGGCGGCCGCCCTGGTGGAGATCCCGGGCGCCTCGGCGACCTTCCGCGGCTCGGTCACCGCGTACGCCACCGACCTCAAGGCCTCCGTGCTGGGCGTGGACGAGGGACTGCTGGCCGTCCACGGCGCCGTGCACCCGGTGGTGGCCCGGCAGATGGCCGAGGGCGTCCGGCGGGTGCTGGGGGCGACGTACGGTCTCGCCACCACCGGCGTGGCCGGTCCCGAGCCGCAGGACGGCCGGCCGGTCGGCACGGTCCACGTCGCCCTGGCCGGGCCGGCGGGAACACTGGTCGTCTCGCCCCGGTTGTCGGGGGAGCGTGCCACAATCCGACGTGGGGCGGTGGCGGCCGCGCTGCGGCTGCTGCTGGACCGTCTGCCGGGGGAACGCCCGGCGCATCCGTAG
- a CDS encoding helix-turn-helix domain-containing protein, translating to MILLRRLLGDVLRRQRQRQGRTLREVSAAARVSLGYLSEVERGQKEASSELLSAICDALDVRMSEVMREVSDELSLAELAAMATLSEGDLLRPVLEPVPLPAPGSDRAGAMSSKAAAMDVVAA from the coding sequence ATGATCCTGCTCCGTCGCCTGCTGGGCGATGTGCTGCGTCGGCAGCGCCAGCGCCAGGGCCGCACACTCCGCGAGGTGTCGGCAGCCGCCAGGGTTTCGCTCGGGTATCTCTCCGAAGTGGAGCGGGGGCAGAAGGAGGCCTCCTCCGAGCTGCTCTCCGCCATCTGCGACGCGCTCGACGTCCGGATGTCCGAGGTCATGCGCGAGGTCAGCGACGAGCTGTCGCTCGCCGAACTTGCGGCGATGGCCACCCTCTCCGAGGGTGATCTCCTGAGGCCGGTCCTCGAACCGGTGCCGCTGCCGGCTCCCGGGTCCGACCGGGCGGGGGCGATGTCGTCCAAGGCTGCCGCCATGGACGTGGTCGCGGCCTGA